A single window of Cytobacillus dafuensis DNA harbors:
- the gcvPB gene encoding aminomethyl-transferring glycine dehydrogenase subunit GcvPB — MHKDDQALIFELSTPGRIGYSLPEMDVPETDINELIPAGYLREEEAELPEVAELDIMRHYTALSNRNHGVDSGFYPLGSCTMKYNPKINENVARFPGFAHVHPLQDESSVQGAMELMYDLQEHLIEITGMDQVTLQPAAGAHGEWTALMMVRAFHEANGDLKRTKVIVPDSAHGTNPASATVAGFETITVKSDDNGLVDLDDLRRVVGEDTAALMLTNPNTLGLFEEHILEMAEIVHGAGGKLYYDGANLNAVMSKARPGDMGFDLVHLNLHKTFTGPHGGGGPGSGPVGVKADLIPFLPKPVLVKQDDKYVFDYDRPQAIGRVKPYYGNFGINVRAYTYIRTMGPDGLKAVTEYAVLNANYMMRRLQDAYDLPFDRHCKHEFVLSGRRQKKLGVRTLDIAKRLLDFGYHPPTIYFPLNVEECIMIEPTETESKETLDAFCDAMLQIAKEAEENPEIVQEAPHNTVIGRLDETLAARKPVLRYQKQ; from the coding sequence ATGCATAAGGACGATCAGGCACTCATTTTTGAATTAAGCACACCTGGCCGCATCGGTTATAGTCTCCCGGAAATGGATGTTCCGGAAACTGATATTAATGAACTGATCCCTGCAGGTTATTTAAGGGAAGAAGAGGCAGAGCTTCCAGAAGTAGCAGAGCTCGATATTATGCGCCATTACACAGCGCTTTCCAATAGGAACCATGGTGTTGACTCAGGCTTTTATCCGCTTGGTTCTTGTACAATGAAATATAATCCAAAAATCAATGAAAATGTTGCACGTTTCCCTGGATTCGCTCATGTTCATCCATTACAGGATGAAAGCTCTGTTCAAGGTGCTATGGAGCTTATGTACGATTTACAAGAGCATTTAATTGAAATCACGGGTATGGATCAAGTTACTCTACAACCTGCTGCTGGTGCACATGGAGAATGGACAGCTTTAATGATGGTTCGTGCCTTCCATGAAGCAAACGGAGATCTCAAACGTACAAAGGTAATTGTCCCTGATTCTGCACATGGAACGAACCCTGCTTCAGCTACAGTAGCAGGATTTGAAACCATCACGGTAAAATCTGATGACAATGGTCTTGTAGATTTAGATGATTTAAGACGAGTAGTTGGAGAAGATACTGCTGCTTTAATGCTTACAAATCCAAATACTTTAGGTTTATTTGAAGAGCATATTCTTGAAATGGCAGAAATTGTCCATGGTGCCGGCGGAAAGCTTTATTACGACGGAGCTAATTTAAATGCGGTAATGTCTAAAGCGCGTCCAGGAGATATGGGATTTGATCTAGTTCACTTAAATCTTCATAAAACTTTCACTGGCCCACACGGAGGCGGAGGCCCTGGTTCAGGTCCTGTCGGAGTAAAAGCAGACTTGATTCCATTCCTTCCGAAGCCAGTTTTAGTGAAGCAAGACGACAAATATGTCTTTGATTATGATCGTCCACAGGCAATTGGCCGAGTTAAGCCTTATTATGGAAACTTCGGAATTAATGTTCGTGCCTATACGTATATTCGTACAATGGGTCCAGACGGACTTAAAGCTGTTACAGAATATGCAGTTTTAAATGCCAACTATATGATGAGAAGGCTTCAAGATGCCTATGACCTTCCATTTGACAGACATTGTAAGCATGAATTCGTATTAAGCGGCAGACGTCAAAAGAAACTTGGTGTACGTACACTTGATATTGCAAAGCGCCTTCTTGACTTTGGATATCATCCGCCAACAATCTACTTCCCATTAAATGTGGAAGAATGTATCATGATCGAACCGACTGAAACAGAGTCAAAAGAAACACTTGATGCATTCTGTGATGCCATGCTGCAAATCGCGAAGGAAGCAGAAGAAAATCCAGAAATCGTTCAAGAAGCCCCGCATAACACAGTTATCGGACGACTTGATGAAACACTTGCAGCTCGAAAGCCTGTTCTTCGCTACCAAAAGCAATAA
- a CDS encoding sensor histidine kinase, translating to MKKRKGKFEFFPERYGFFPYIFLIYLFMPIYYIFYESDWKRFVGYALVLLFTVAYRKLYFNTKSFSKWLIIQVLIILILAVFYNINNIFLGFFPANFIGWFTDKKKFYNALILFAIAIIIPLFLHSDVFFSASMLYFIPFIVIMFISPFGIRSMNSKLELEQKLNEANETIKELVKREERMRIARDLHDTLGHTLSLITLKSQLVGKLITKDSEKALTEVKAIERTSRAALAQVRELVSDMRTISVEEELTHAKSILEAANISYELQGDSKLKGIPELTQNILSLCLREAVTNVVKHSQAQKCLVCILEKAGEILLSIHDDGKGLNSNNKYGNGLKGMTERLVLIDGDLNLTSENGTKLMITVPVIVKEREAGVIS from the coding sequence ATGAAAAAGAGGAAGGGGAAATTTGAATTTTTCCCAGAGAGATATGGATTCTTTCCATATATCTTTTTGATTTATCTATTTATGCCAATTTATTATATCTTTTATGAATCTGACTGGAAAAGGTTTGTCGGATATGCATTGGTATTATTGTTTACTGTCGCATACCGGAAGCTTTATTTTAACACGAAGTCTTTTTCAAAATGGCTGATCATTCAAGTTTTAATTATTCTTATTCTGGCAGTCTTTTATAATATCAATAATATTTTTTTAGGATTTTTCCCAGCAAATTTCATTGGCTGGTTTACGGACAAAAAGAAATTTTATAATGCACTGATCCTTTTTGCAATCGCAATTATTATACCGTTATTTTTGCATTCGGATGTATTCTTTTCTGCCAGCATGTTATATTTTATCCCTTTTATTGTGATTATGTTTATTTCACCATTTGGTATACGATCTATGAATAGTAAATTGGAGCTCGAACAAAAATTAAACGAAGCAAATGAAACAATTAAAGAATTGGTCAAACGTGAGGAAAGAATGAGGATTGCCCGTGATCTCCATGATACTCTTGGCCATACATTATCTTTAATTACATTGAAAAGTCAGCTCGTTGGAAAGCTGATAACGAAGGATTCTGAGAAGGCATTAACAGAGGTCAAAGCAATTGAAAGAACCTCTCGAGCGGCCCTTGCACAGGTGAGAGAGCTTGTTTCCGATATGCGGACGATATCGGTAGAAGAGGAGTTAACTCATGCTAAATCTATTCTAGAAGCTGCAAATATCTCTTATGAGCTGCAGGGTGACTCGAAGTTAAAGGGTATTCCAGAACTAACTCAAAATATACTGAGTTTATGTCTAAGGGAGGCTGTGACGAATGTGGTTAAGCATAGCCAGGCCCAAAAATGTCTCGTTTGTATTTTAGAAAAGGCAGGGGAGATCTTGCTGAGTATTCATGATGATGGAAAGGGTCTTAACTCTAATAATAAATATGGAAATGGTTTGAAAGGGATGACAGAAAGGCTTGTATTAATTGATGGAGACTTGAATTTAACATCTGAAAATGGAACTAAGCTTATGATAACGGTTCCGGTTATCGTTAAAGAAAGAGAGGCAGGTGTTATCTCATGA
- a CDS encoding ABC transporter ATP-binding protein: protein METIVQLDHVSKTYKNKKAVDEISFSIKKGEIVAILGPNGAGKTTTIMMMLGLLEPTSGQVQIFNMHPKEKKVRERIGAMLQEVSVIDALKVKEVIQLFRSYYPNPIAFDEIVSLTGLSEGDLKKKADKLSGGQKRRLGFALAMAGNPDLLFFDEPTVGLDITSRKRFWDTIHELKKRGKTIVFSTHYLQEADDTAERIILFKNGIIVEDGTPEEMKAKLTRKSVSFHSTDSISFEGLMKIPGVSHVYRNENRIYVETDNTDQVLAALFEMRLKISGVQVDHGRLDEAFEQLTEKKEAI, encoded by the coding sequence ATGGAAACAATAGTACAGCTCGATCATGTTTCAAAGACGTATAAAAATAAAAAAGCAGTTGATGAGATTTCTTTTTCGATAAAAAAGGGTGAGATTGTGGCAATTCTTGGTCCGAATGGAGCTGGAAAGACGACTACAATCATGATGATGCTTGGATTGCTTGAGCCAACAAGTGGTCAGGTACAAATTTTTAATATGCATCCAAAGGAGAAGAAGGTGCGTGAGCGAATTGGCGCAATGCTACAGGAGGTAAGTGTTATTGATGCCTTAAAGGTAAAAGAAGTCATTCAGTTATTCAGAAGCTATTATCCGAACCCTATTGCCTTTGATGAAATTGTTTCATTGACAGGCTTGAGTGAGGGTGATTTGAAAAAGAAAGCTGATAAACTTTCAGGTGGTCAAAAACGCCGTCTCGGCTTTGCACTTGCGATGGCGGGAAATCCCGATTTGCTCTTTTTCGATGAGCCGACAGTAGGATTGGATATAACATCTAGAAAACGTTTCTGGGATACTATCCATGAATTAAAGAAAAGGGGAAAGACGATTGTGTTTTCAACGCATTACCTTCAGGAAGCAGATGATACAGCAGAAAGAATTATTTTGTTTAAAAATGGAATCATTGTAGAGGATGGGACACCTGAGGAAATGAAAGCTAAGCTAACTAGAAAGTCTGTCTCCTTTCATTCAACTGATAGCATTTCATTTGAGGGATTGATGAAGATTCCTGGTGTCTCACATGTATACCGAAATGAAAATCGCATATATGTCGAAACAGATAATACTGATCAAGTGCTTGCAGCATTATTCGAGATGAGATTGAAAATTAGTGGAGTTCAAGTTGATCATGGCCGACTTGATGAAGCCTTTGAGCAATTAACTGAAAAGAAGGAGGCAATCTAA
- the gcvT gene encoding glycine cleavage system aminomethyltransferase GcvT, translating into MSQLKRTPLYDVYKDYGAKTIDFGGWDLPVQFSSIKEEHEAVRTKAGLFDVSHMGEIEVKGPDSLSYLQKMMTNDISKLKDFGAQYTAMCYENGGTVDDLLVYKFTDDHFLLVVNASNIEKDYKWLADHLEGNVEIKNLSDQTAQVAIQGPLAESVLQKLASNTNLSDIGFFKFQNDVDLNGKKALVSRTGYTGEDGFEVYCDANDVVSIWKDILEAGKEEGAIPCGLGARDTLRFEANLVLYGQELSPEISPLEAGIGFAVKVNKEADFIGKEVLLKQKEDGLSRKLVGIEMIDRGIPRHGYLVFKGEEQIGEVTTGTQSPTLKKNIGLALLSIENTAVGTEVEVEIRGKRLKAVVAATPFYKREKK; encoded by the coding sequence ATGTCACAGTTAAAACGTACACCGTTATACGATGTTTACAAGGACTATGGCGCAAAGACAATTGATTTTGGCGGCTGGGATCTGCCAGTTCAATTTTCTAGCATTAAAGAAGAGCATGAAGCAGTCCGTACTAAAGCTGGTTTGTTTGATGTATCCCATATGGGTGAAATTGAAGTAAAGGGGCCTGATAGCCTTTCCTATCTTCAAAAAATGATGACAAATGATATCTCAAAATTGAAAGATTTTGGTGCCCAGTACACTGCTATGTGTTATGAAAATGGCGGAACTGTTGATGATTTACTTGTCTATAAATTTACAGATGATCATTTTTTACTTGTTGTAAATGCATCTAATATTGAAAAAGATTACAAATGGCTTGCTGATCATCTTGAGGGTAATGTAGAAATTAAAAATCTTTCTGATCAGACAGCACAAGTTGCCATCCAAGGTCCATTGGCAGAGAGTGTATTGCAAAAGCTTGCTAGTAATACAAATCTATCAGATATTGGCTTTTTTAAATTCCAAAATGATGTTGATTTAAATGGTAAAAAAGCCCTTGTTTCTAGAACTGGCTATACAGGGGAAGACGGGTTTGAAGTATATTGCGATGCTAATGATGTAGTTTCAATTTGGAAGGATATTTTAGAAGCTGGTAAAGAAGAAGGTGCTATTCCTTGTGGATTAGGTGCTCGCGATACATTGCGTTTTGAGGCTAACTTGGTTCTTTATGGTCAAGAGCTTTCTCCAGAAATTTCACCGTTAGAAGCTGGCATTGGCTTTGCAGTGAAAGTAAATAAAGAAGCTGATTTTATTGGAAAAGAAGTGCTATTAAAGCAAAAAGAAGATGGACTTTCAAGAAAATTAGTTGGTATCGAAATGATTGACCGCGGAATTCCACGTCATGGCTACCTGGTTTTTAAGGGTGAAGAGCAAATCGGAGAAGTGACAACAGGTACACAATCGCCAACATTAAAGAAAAATATTGGCCTAGCTTTACTATCTATTGAAAATACTGCTGTTGGTACAGAAGTAGAAGTTGAAATTCGTGGAAAGCGCCTTAAGGCAGTAGTGGCAGCTACGCCATTTTATAAAAGAGAGAAAAAATAG
- a CDS encoding ABC transporter permease, whose product MNAFRMQCKAETIRILRNPYFVFWSLFMPILFYIIFTKIFNTDIQDKQVWQAHYLMSMTAFSVMGSAIMTLGIRLVEERTKGWAMFMRITPLSDYAYFTAKMIGQTVIHLISIIIIFTTGAIVNDVTLTVYEWLMSGLWILAGSFPFLALGTLVGTMKRVDTASGVSNVIYMIFAISGGMWMPMEIMPEFVQAFGKWLPSYNFGNGAWQIIRGNSPELKNIMILIGYLFLFMLLSGYIRRKQEAAV is encoded by the coding sequence ATGAATGCGTTTAGAATGCAATGTAAAGCAGAGACGATTAGAATTCTGCGGAATCCATATTTTGTTTTTTGGTCTCTCTTTATGCCAATCCTATTTTATATCATTTTTACAAAAATCTTTAATACGGATATTCAGGATAAGCAGGTTTGGCAAGCTCATTATTTGATGTCAATGACAGCATTCAGTGTGATGGGATCAGCGATTATGACGCTAGGCATTAGGCTTGTTGAGGAACGCACAAAAGGCTGGGCTATGTTTATGCGTATCACTCCTCTATCTGATTATGCCTATTTTACTGCTAAAATGATTGGGCAAACGGTCATTCACCTTATTTCAATAATAATCATTTTTACAACTGGTGCAATTGTTAATGATGTTACACTTACAGTATACGAGTGGCTAATGAGCGGACTATGGATATTGGCAGGATCATTTCCATTTCTTGCTTTAGGAACATTAGTTGGAACAATGAAGAGGGTGGATACTGCATCAGGAGTCAGTAATGTTATTTATATGATTTTTGCTATTTCGGGCGGAATGTGGATGCCGATGGAAATAATGCCAGAATTCGTTCAAGCATTTGGGAAGTGGCTTCCTTCATATAATTTTGGGAATGGGGCATGGCAGATTATTCGTGGAAACAGTCCGGAGCTGAAAAATATTATGATTCTAATAGGTTATCTCTTCCTCTTTATGCTATTATCGGGATATATTAGGAGAAAGCAGGAAGCGGCGGTGTAG
- the fabI gene encoding enoyl-ACP reductase FabI, which yields MEDLLKLKGKNIVIMGVANERSIAWGVAKSLYKAGANLIFTYRKERSLGKLNKLLSDNHYEAKLIVQCDVNSDESIKEAFSNIGEAAGTIHGVVHSVAFAHAEDLKGAFINTSREGYAFAQDTSAYSLIAVAREAKPLMSDGGSIIAMSYLGAERVVEGYNVMGIAKASLEAAVKYLALDLGKNNIRVNAISAGAIRTLAAKGVPSFNEILHLIEEKSPLKRNVTQEEVGDMTLSLLSHLSRGVTGEIVYVDSGYHIMG from the coding sequence ATGGAAGATTTATTAAAATTAAAAGGTAAAAATATCGTAATAATGGGAGTTGCTAATGAACGAAGCATTGCTTGGGGGGTAGCAAAGTCTCTTTATAAAGCAGGGGCGAACTTAATTTTTACTTATCGAAAAGAACGTTCTTTAGGAAAATTAAATAAACTCTTAAGTGACAATCATTACGAAGCGAAATTAATCGTTCAATGCGATGTAAATAGTGATGAAAGTATTAAAGAAGCTTTTTCAAATATTGGAGAAGCTGCTGGTACAATACACGGAGTTGTGCATTCGGTTGCTTTTGCCCATGCAGAAGACCTTAAAGGGGCATTTATTAATACATCGAGGGAAGGATATGCTTTTGCCCAGGATACGAGTGCATATTCATTAATTGCTGTTGCTAGAGAAGCAAAACCGTTAATGTCAGACGGAGGTTCCATTATTGCAATGAGCTATCTCGGAGCCGAACGGGTAGTCGAAGGTTATAATGTAATGGGAATTGCAAAGGCTTCGCTTGAAGCAGCTGTGAAATATTTGGCTTTAGATCTAGGGAAGAACAATATTCGCGTTAATGCCATTTCCGCAGGGGCTATACGTACTCTAGCCGCGAAAGGGGTTCCTTCTTTTAATGAAATCCTTCATTTAATTGAAGAAAAATCCCCTTTAAAAAGAAATGTCACCCAAGAAGAGGTTGGGGATATGACTCTTTCGTTATTGAGTCATCTTTCAAGAGGGGTAACAGGAGAAATTGTATATGTAGATTCAGGCTATCATATAATGGGATAA
- a CDS encoding response regulator transcription factor — protein sequence MIRIVIAEDQGMLRGALGSLLSFEEDIEVIAQAKNGEEALRSILALKPDVCLMDIEMPIKSGLEVAEELKTLGSDCKIIILTTFARPGYFERAVRVDVHGYLLKDGSSDDLAVAIRNVMKGKREFSPELVFGSMKEENPLTEREREVLRMVADGKTAKEISVILFLSQGTVRNYMSEIISKLHVKNRIEAITVAAEKGWI from the coding sequence ATGATTAGAATTGTCATTGCAGAGGATCAGGGTATGCTTCGCGGAGCACTCGGGTCACTTCTTAGTTTCGAAGAGGATATAGAGGTAATCGCACAGGCGAAAAATGGGGAGGAAGCGCTTCGATCAATCCTTGCTCTAAAGCCAGATGTTTGCCTTATGGATATTGAAATGCCAATTAAAAGTGGTCTGGAAGTAGCGGAAGAATTGAAGACTCTTGGATCAGATTGCAAAATTATTATATTAACAACATTTGCAAGACCTGGATATTTTGAACGTGCAGTTCGAGTGGACGTACATGGGTATTTGCTAAAGGATGGATCAAGTGATGATCTGGCAGTAGCGATAAGAAATGTGATGAAAGGAAAACGGGAATTTTCTCCTGAATTAGTTTTTGGAAGCATGAAGGAAGAAAATCCATTAACTGAACGTGAGCGAGAAGTGTTAAGAATGGTTGCGGACGGGAAAACAGCGAAAGAAATTTCTGTAATCCTTTTTTTATCACAAGGGACCGTCCGTAATTATATGTCTGAAATCATAAGTAAGCTGCACGTGAAAAATAGGATAGAAGCAATTACTGTTGCGGCGGAGAAAGGCTGGATATAG
- a CDS encoding rhodanese-like domain-containing protein: MDTLYFFLIILGAIIVYSVINWLYQRKIVKTLTEEQFREDYRKAQLIDVREPNEFEAGHILGARNIPLSQMKVRLKELRPDKPVYLYCQSGMRSGRAAQFLYRKGYKDLSHLQGGFKKWSGKVKTK, from the coding sequence TTGGATACCCTTTATTTCTTTCTTATCATCTTAGGCGCAATAATTGTCTATTCGGTTATTAATTGGCTATATCAGCGTAAAATCGTTAAAACACTAACTGAAGAGCAATTTCGTGAAGATTATCGGAAGGCTCAATTAATCGATGTTCGTGAACCAAATGAGTTTGAAGCAGGACATATTCTTGGCGCTCGTAACATCCCGCTATCACAAATGAAAGTACGATTAAAGGAGCTTCGCCCGGATAAGCCGGTTTACTTATATTGCCAAAGCGGCATGAGAAGCGGCAGAGCAGCCCAATTTCTTTACCGCAAAGGCTATAAAGATCTATCACACCTTCAAGGTGGTTTCAAAAAATGGTCTGGAAAAGTAAAAACGAAATAA
- a CDS encoding lipoate--protein ligase family protein: MAKEVWNFIDTGAGSPSFNMALDEALLDWNSQGKIPPTIRFYGWNPATLSIGYFQKVDKEIDMEAVKANGLGFVRRPTGGRGVLHEHELTYSVIVSEEHPDMPKTVTEAYRVISEGILKGFHHLGMEAYFAVPKTDEERDSLKNPRSAVCFDAPSWYELVVEGRKVAGSAQTRQKGVILQHGSILLDIEEDKLFSLFKYPNDRVKERMQKAFKNKAVAINEISKQRVTLEQAKEAFKKGFEEGLNIELKPYELTAEELEYVNKIAKERYEHDEWNFKR; encoded by the coding sequence ATGGCAAAAGAAGTTTGGAATTTTATCGATACGGGTGCTGGATCACCCTCCTTTAATATGGCATTAGATGAAGCACTCCTTGACTGGAATAGCCAGGGGAAAATTCCTCCAACCATTAGATTCTATGGTTGGAATCCTGCTACACTTTCGATTGGCTATTTTCAAAAGGTGGATAAAGAGATTGATATGGAAGCGGTTAAGGCGAATGGACTAGGGTTTGTCCGCAGGCCTACAGGGGGAAGGGGAGTTCTTCATGAGCATGAACTTACATATAGTGTCATCGTATCTGAAGAGCACCCGGATATGCCCAAAACAGTTACTGAGGCATACAGAGTCATCTCTGAAGGGATTTTAAAGGGATTTCACCATTTAGGAATGGAAGCCTATTTCGCTGTTCCAAAAACAGATGAGGAAAGAGACTCCTTAAAAAATCCCCGCTCTGCCGTATGCTTTGATGCTCCGAGCTGGTATGAGCTTGTTGTAGAAGGTCGCAAAGTAGCTGGAAGTGCGCAAACAAGGCAAAAAGGTGTAATTTTGCAGCATGGTTCCATCTTACTCGATATAGAGGAGGACAAGCTGTTTAGCCTTTTCAAATATCCAAATGACCGAGTGAAGGAAAGAATGCAAAAGGCATTTAAAAACAAGGCTGTTGCCATAAACGAAATAAGTAAACAAAGAGTTACACTCGAACAGGCAAAGGAAGCTTTTAAAAAGGGCTTTGAAGAGGGACTCAATATCGAGCTTAAGCCATACGAACTGACAGCTGAAGAGCTTGAGTATGTTAATAAAATAGCTAAAGAGCGTTATGAACATGATGAATGGAATTTCAAAAGATAA
- the gcvPA gene encoding aminomethyl-transferring glycine dehydrogenase subunit GcvPA: MKHRYLPMTETDKKEMLATIGVNSIDELFSDIPESVRFKGEYNIKPAATETALMKELTKMAQKNADLKSNTSFLGAGVYDHYMPVIVDHVISRSEFYTAYTPYQPEISQGELQAIFEFQTMICELTGMDVANSSMYDGGTALAEAAMLSAGQTRRKKVLISSAVHPESKDVVKTYAKGQYIEVIEIPHNDGVTDLEALKEMISDDIAAVIVQYPNFFGRIEPLKELEEIIHAQKSMFVVSSNPLSLGALTPPGKLGADIVAGDAQPFGIPTAFGGPHCGYFAVTNKLVRKVPGRLVGQTVDEEGRRGFVLTLQAREQHIRRDKATSNICSNQALNALAASVAMTALGKKGVKEMALANIQKSNYAKKLFKENGFELAFEGPSFNEFVIKLNKPVKEVNQKLLEKGIIGGFDLGRDFSDLKNHMLVAVTELRTKEEIDTFVKEMGEYHA, encoded by the coding sequence ATGAAACATCGCTATTTACCGATGACTGAGACGGATAAGAAAGAAATGCTCGCAACCATCGGTGTAAACTCAATCGATGAATTATTCAGTGATATTCCTGAAAGTGTTAGATTTAAAGGGGAATATAATATTAAACCAGCTGCAACCGAAACAGCATTGATGAAAGAGCTTACTAAAATGGCTCAGAAGAATGCAGATCTTAAAAGCAACACTTCTTTTTTAGGAGCAGGGGTTTATGATCATTACATGCCTGTCATCGTTGATCATGTAATATCCCGTTCAGAATTCTATACAGCATATACACCGTATCAGCCGGAAATTTCTCAAGGGGAGCTTCAAGCGATCTTTGAATTCCAGACAATGATTTGTGAACTAACGGGTATGGATGTTGCAAACTCTTCCATGTATGACGGTGGCACAGCGTTGGCAGAAGCTGCAATGCTAAGTGCAGGCCAAACTCGCCGCAAAAAAGTTCTTATTTCAAGTGCAGTTCATCCTGAATCCAAAGATGTTGTGAAAACATATGCAAAAGGCCAGTATATCGAGGTTATTGAAATTCCGCATAATGATGGGGTTACCGATCTAGAAGCACTGAAAGAAATGATAAGTGATGATATTGCTGCTGTTATTGTTCAATATCCAAACTTTTTTGGCAGAATTGAACCATTAAAAGAGCTGGAAGAAATCATCCATGCGCAAAAATCTATGTTCGTTGTTTCAAGCAATCCGCTTTCACTTGGAGCTTTAACACCTCCTGGGAAACTCGGTGCTGATATTGTGGCAGGGGATGCACAGCCTTTTGGCATTCCAACTGCATTTGGCGGACCGCACTGTGGTTATTTTGCTGTAACGAATAAATTGGTGAGAAAAGTTCCTGGACGCCTTGTTGGACAAACTGTAGATGAAGAAGGACGCAGAGGCTTTGTATTAACGCTTCAAGCGCGTGAGCAGCATATTCGCCGTGACAAAGCGACTTCAAATATTTGTTCCAACCAAGCATTGAATGCACTTGCAGCATCAGTAGCCATGACAGCTCTTGGTAAAAAAGGTGTTAAGGAAATGGCACTTGCTAACATTCAAAAATCAAATTATGCGAAAAAGCTTTTTAAAGAAAATGGCTTTGAGCTTGCATTTGAAGGGCCTTCCTTTAATGAATTTGTTATTAAATTGAATAAGCCTGTTAAAGAAGTGAATCAGAAGCTTCTTGAAAAAGGCATTATTGGCGGATTCGATTTAGGACGCGATTTTTCAGATTTGAAAAACCATATGCTTGTTGCTGTAACAGAGCTAAGAACGAAAGAAGAAATCGATACATTTGTTAAAGAAATGGGGGAGTACCATGCATAA